The Cyclobacterium amurskyense genome contains the following window.
ACCGGTCATTTTAAAGCATTTTTTTATGAGTTGCAAAATTAATAGATTATCGGGGAATTTGAAGTTATTGATATAAAATAACTCTGCTTCAGTTCTAAAAAAAAATGACGGACAGGTAATTTGATAATTTCTTTGCCAAAATTTAAGTGGAAATGGTAAAGCTTTTGGATTTCAAGTAAAATTAGAACTTAAAACAAATTAACTTTGAATTCTTCGTGGCTGAAAGCCGAGCGTATTTTGAATAATGATCTTCCTATTTAAATAACTTTTGAATGCCTTTAGCAATTGACAATATAAGAGTGGGCCGTGTTTACAAGCTAGTAAATTATGGGGAAATCAGGTTCTTGGAGGTTATGGAAAGAATCGGAAGAGAAAATTTTAAGATGAAAGATTTAGCCACTTTGGAGTATTATGAACTCGAAGAGCTTTTGCGTTGGGGTAAAGGCAAAGATTATGACTTGGACGAAGTCCGGTAATTTTAATTAATAAATTCATGAATGAACAAAGAAGTTTGACTGGAGCCATTTTGAAGGCCAAGTGTCCAAAATGTAGAAAAGGAAATCTTTTCCCTGTTTCAGTTTTTAGTTTTAGAAAATTAAGCCAGATCAATCAATATTGTCCTAATTGTGGTGTAGAACTTGTACCAGAACCTGACTTTTATTACGGAGCAATGTACATTAGCTATGCCCTTTCGGTTGCCTTGTTTATCAACGTAATGATTGTTCTGAATTACGTTTTTGATGATCCAGACCTTATGGTCTACATCGTGTCCGTCGTTTTCTTTAATATAGCATTGTTGCCTATTATGTTAAGGTATTCTAAAGTCTTGTATCTATATGGCATGGGTAAGATATCCTATGAACCAAACCTGAAATAACTACAACTAAAACTTACAATAGGTTTTGAAATGAGGGGTAATCAGTCGGATGGAGGGAAAGAATAACTTCCATCCGACTGATAATTCATCCAATTTTTATCTCGTCCTCCTTGGTGCTGTTTATTAATTTGAACCCAGATTATGAAATAGGAATTTTTGATTTTTCTTCAGGGGATGTGTTGCAAACACAATAAAATAAAAATGATTGGATATTTCAGCACATAATAGAATTTCTAGCGCTTGTTTCAGATTGAAGGTTTTTTCTGGCAAACAATCCATTGATTAATATGAAAAGCATTTTGAATCAACCGATTGAGTTTTTTTGAGAGTGGCATTTTGTAGTGTCTAAGATTACTTATTTTTTCCCCAAGAGAATAGGTATAGTGATCTACTACTTCCAGATCTTCTTGAATACATAAAGAACGGAGTCCTGATTTTGGAAAAATAAAAGTGTGTTCAAGTCCATCGATGACATCTGGAACTTTCAACTGTAATAGATTAATCCACCTGTGCATCCTGTATAGATAACTGGAGATGTCCGGAGTTCCTATTGCTAAAAATCCTCCTGGTTTTAAAATTCTTGACATTTCTTGAACATAAGCTCTTGGATCAAGTACATGTTCGATAACATGTGAAATATGAACAAAATCAAAAAAATTGTCTGGATAGTTGGCTCCCCAAAGGTCACCCTTAAAAGTCTGTATCTTAAAATGATTTTTAACAAATTCCAATGCTCCTTCATCAAATTCCGTAGCATATAGTTCACAATTTAACTGATTTGCTTGTGCCAATCCCAGACCCAAACCACAACCTACATCCAAAAATTTAGATTTTGATTTTAGCATCTTGAGGTGTCTTGTTTCCTTACCAATGTCCTCAGGCTTAATGGTTTTAAAGTACTCATATTGATCCAGTATTATCTTTTTATAATCCATAGCCATATAATGATCTTTTTCATAATAATAATTGTAATAACTATTTAACTCAGCTGCGTCAGCCATTGGGTTGGCAAAAACCAATTTACAAGAGCTGCATTGAACCCTGGAAATATGGGGCCCTCTTCTTTTGGTATCAATGGCAAACCCTAATAGTGATGTGGAATTACAAAGTGGACATTCTTTATGAAGAATCATTTATAGTTAAATTTATTTATTAATAAGGGTAAAAATAGAGAATAACTAAACGCTTAACAATACTTGGATAAGGTGTATTCCTTGATTTTTGCCACAATTTTTCATGTAAACCCAATGCTTCGATTTATTTTGATAGCTGTCTTCTGATTACGAATTACTTTCAACAATACTGTTTTGATTGAAGGAGCAGGAAATGTAGGTTTTTACACTTAAGCCTATCATCCACCAACTTATCCATGATACGAATGCATACAATTCTGCATTGGCGGTAAAAAGTGGTAAAAGCAGTCCCACCTTAGTAGTGGCCCCTATAAATGCTATTCGTGCCAAGTGTGTGTTATCAGCTATTTTAAAGGCTTTGACAGCCGTCCAAATTCCAGTAGCCAATATGGCTGTATAAAGTAGCATCCCTAATACACCAAGTTGAACTCCAAAAATTAAGAACTGATTTTCTCCTCCAATTCTGAGTTCATCCGTCACGGTACTTGCATTTCCACTCGTGGCTAAACCCGAGCCAAGTGGAGCCACTATCATCTGGTCTAATGCCTCAAACCATGCTACAACATGCCCTAAACTGGAGGCATTTTCAAAAGTTAGCGTATCTATAACAAAGTAATAGAGCTCATCTGAAGCAAAGAAAATAATATATGAGACCAAAGACACAAAGAGTGCAATGCCTATTTTGATCAATCCATACAATCTAAAGATGATGGCGATAAAAGACAATTGAATAAAAAAGGAGGCAAAAGATGCCCTGGATGCAGCAGAAAACAGGCTACCAATCGTTGCAAGCATCATAAGAATAAATACCCAGGATTGTTCTCGTTTGGAGGTAAGATAGCCAATAAGGCCAACTGAAAACCCCAATAGGCACGAACTTGCCAATTCCAACGGATTGGAAAAGAAGGAAGCCAACCTCATCCCTGTGGTTTGGGTTTCGAATGACCAGGTGAGCCCGTAATTACCTGAAGGTTCTGTATTATTAATAACGCTATTATACAATGCGTAACCAGTAAGGTTTTGAGAGTGGGTTTGAATTAATGTTTCAAAAATATTTACGCCAAATGCAGCAATAAAAAGGAATATTAAAATCAAAAATAAATTGCGGTATTCACCATCTCTCAGAGTGGTATTTCGTCCGAAAAAGTATAAAAGTCCCATTATAAGCACATTCTTAAAATAAATGGCTTTAGTTATAAAATCGGCGCTACCAATTGGAGCAATAAGAAATACAAAGCAGAGTAGGTAAAATGCTAAAAAAAGCTTGTCAATTAATTGAATTCTAAACGTGTATTCAAATACATTTCTTTGGTAAACCAGC
Protein-coding sequences here:
- a CDS encoding DUF983 domain-containing protein → MNEQRSLTGAILKAKCPKCRKGNLFPVSVFSFRKLSQINQYCPNCGVELVPEPDFYYGAMYISYALSVALFINVMIVLNYVFDDPDLMVYIVSVVFFNIALLPIMLRYSKVLYLYGMGKISYEPNLK
- a CDS encoding class I SAM-dependent methyltransferase, with the protein product MILHKECPLCNSTSLLGFAIDTKRRGPHISRVQCSSCKLVFANPMADAAELNSYYNYYYEKDHYMAMDYKKIILDQYEYFKTIKPEDIGKETRHLKMLKSKSKFLDVGCGLGLGLAQANQLNCELYATEFDEGALEFVKNHFKIQTFKGDLWGANYPDNFFDFVHISHVIEHVLDPRAYVQEMSRILKPGGFLAIGTPDISSYLYRMHRWINLLQLKVPDVIDGLEHTFIFPKSGLRSLCIQEDLEVVDHYTYSLGEKISNLRHYKMPLSKKLNRLIQNAFHINQWIVCQKKPSI
- a CDS encoding O-antigen ligase domain-containing protein, with translation MLFLLVLLYVIPLFLIAVYKIVVKGKWEWVIFFFILYLPFYITILSIVYQSTGSVLLVNVFQYLKELMLLLAGISWLVYQRNVFEYTFRIQLIDKLFLAFYLLCFVFLIAPIGSADFITKAIYFKNVLIMGLLYFFGRNTTLRDGEYRNLFLILIFLFIAAFGVNIFETLIQTHSQNLTGYALYNSVINNTEPSGNYGLTWSFETQTTGMRLASFFSNPLELASSCLLGFSVGLIGYLTSKREQSWVFILMMLATIGSLFSAASRASFASFFIQLSFIAIIFRLYGLIKIGIALFVSLVSYIIFFASDELYYFVIDTLTFENASSLGHVVAWFEALDQMIVAPLGSGLATSGNASTVTDELRIGGENQFLIFGVQLGVLGMLLYTAILATGIWTAVKAFKIADNTHLARIAFIGATTKVGLLLPLFTANAELYAFVSWISWWMIGLSVKTYISCSFNQNSIVESNS